In Azospirillum baldaniorum, one DNA window encodes the following:
- a CDS encoding HEAT repeat domain-containing protein, with the protein MALVKARKIGGATPATATEGGDPLAWLEDADPAQRRRAAHVLGERPDAVPALSARLAREEDPSVRETLLTALVRTGTAAAAAALLPHLASEDVGLRNGVIESLQQMPAAVVMPEVAPLLTAGDSDLRIFAAQLVGKLPHPDRLDLLAGVIDRDPHVNVCLSAVEALMESGDPAALPVVERLGARFPDDPFVAFSVDAARRLFSGA; encoded by the coding sequence ATGGCCCTGGTGAAGGCACGGAAGATCGGCGGAGCGACGCCCGCGACCGCAACGGAGGGCGGCGATCCGCTGGCTTGGCTGGAGGACGCCGATCCGGCCCAACGCCGACGGGCCGCCCACGTGCTCGGCGAGCGCCCCGACGCCGTTCCCGCCCTGTCCGCAAGGCTGGCGCGCGAGGAGGACCCGAGCGTCCGCGAAACCCTTCTCACCGCCCTGGTCCGCACCGGCACCGCTGCGGCCGCGGCGGCGCTGCTTCCCCATCTGGCGAGCGAGGATGTCGGGCTGCGCAACGGCGTGATCGAAAGCCTTCAGCAGATGCCCGCCGCCGTGGTGATGCCTGAGGTGGCCCCGCTGCTGACGGCCGGGGATTCGGACCTGCGCATCTTCGCGGCCCAACTCGTCGGGAAGCTGCCCCATCCGGACCGGTTGGACCTGCTGGCCGGGGTGATCGACCGCGACCCGCACGTCAATGTCTGCCTCTCCGCGGTGGAGGCGCTGATGGAAAGCGGCGATCCCGCGGCCCTGCCGGTCGTGGAGCGGCTCGGCGCGCGTTTTCCGGACGACCCCTTCGTCGCCTTTTCCGTCGATGCGGCGCGCCGCTTGTTTTCCGGAGCCTGA
- a CDS encoding response regulator: protein MVDDAVTVRAYTRQVLEADGFRVDEAVNGIDGLEHALASTPDLLIVDINMQKMDGYTMLRRLRQEQTLRDVPAIMISTESKDSDREKALLAGANWYFVKPVRPADLTAAARLLTGREARS from the coding sequence GTGGTCGATGACGCCGTGACTGTCCGGGCCTACACCCGGCAGGTTCTGGAGGCCGACGGCTTTCGGGTCGACGAGGCGGTGAACGGGATCGACGGGTTGGAGCATGCGCTGGCGTCCACGCCGGACCTGCTGATCGTCGACATCAACATGCAGAAGATGGACGGCTACACCATGCTGCGCCGCCTGCGCCAGGAGCAGACCCTGCGCGACGTGCCGGCCATCATGATCAGCACCGAATCCAAGGACAGCGACCGCGAAAAAGCGCTGCTGGCCGGAGCCAACTGGTATTTCGTGAAGCCGGTGCGCCCCGCCGACCTGACGGCCGCCGCCCGCCTGCTCACCGGTCGAGAGGCACGGTCATGA
- the cheB gene encoding chemotaxis-specific protein-glutamate methyltransferase CheB, translating into MLKVLVVDDSALMRRRIGDILSAAGFEVETAADGAVALERLPTFDPDVVTLDVTMPGMDGLACLKRIMVEHPKPVVMVSALTADGAEVTLEALRLGAVEAVRKPTGVGAIAGIAEELVDTVRAAAGSRPRRVQGLRERLRRARERIVGEDFLADAPLSRPQTVADSDGDPGEGLVLIGVSTGGPRTLEDILPLLPADFPWPVVVVQHMPASFTGPLARRLDSISSVTVVEAAVATTLQPGMACIARGGADLQIVRRGGRLCAQPVPADERRNWHPNVDRLVESALRAVAPSRLIGVLLTGMGSDGAASMTELRRQGGRTIAEAEASAVVFGMPQELIRRGGADMVLPSDRVAQQVTRWVRG; encoded by the coding sequence ATGCTGAAGGTCCTGGTCGTCGATGACTCGGCGCTGATGCGGCGGCGCATCGGCGACATTCTCTCAGCCGCCGGTTTCGAGGTGGAGACCGCTGCCGATGGGGCGGTGGCGCTGGAGCGGCTGCCCACCTTCGATCCGGATGTGGTGACCCTGGACGTTACGATGCCCGGCATGGACGGCCTCGCCTGCCTGAAGCGCATCATGGTCGAGCATCCGAAGCCGGTGGTGATGGTGTCCGCCCTGACCGCCGACGGGGCCGAGGTGACGCTGGAGGCCCTGCGGCTGGGGGCGGTGGAGGCGGTGCGCAAGCCCACGGGGGTCGGGGCCATCGCCGGCATTGCCGAGGAGCTGGTCGACACCGTGCGCGCCGCCGCCGGGTCCCGGCCGCGCCGGGTCCAAGGTTTGCGGGAACGGCTGCGCCGTGCGCGGGAGCGCATCGTCGGGGAGGACTTCCTGGCCGATGCTCCCCTGTCCAGGCCGCAGACCGTGGCCGACAGCGACGGCGATCCGGGCGAAGGGCTGGTGCTGATCGGTGTATCCACCGGCGGGCCGCGCACGCTGGAGGACATCCTGCCGCTTCTGCCGGCGGATTTCCCTTGGCCGGTGGTCGTGGTCCAGCACATGCCCGCCAGTTTCACCGGGCCGCTGGCCCGCCGCCTCGACAGCATTTCCTCCGTGACCGTGGTGGAGGCCGCGGTGGCCACCACGCTCCAGCCGGGGATGGCGTGCATCGCGCGCGGCGGCGCCGACCTTCAGATCGTCCGGCGCGGCGGCCGGCTCTGTGCCCAGCCCGTTCCGGCGGACGAGCGGCGAAACTGGCATCCCAACGTGGACCGGCTGGTCGAGAGCGCTCTGCGCGCCGTGGCACCGTCACGGCTGATCGGAGTTCTCCTGACGGGCATGGGGTCGGATGGGGCGGCTTCGATGACGGAACTGCGCCGTCAGGGTGGGCGCACCATCGCGGAGGCGGAGGCCAGCGCCGTCGTGTTCGGCATGCCGCAAGAGCTGATCCGCCGCGGCGGTGCCGACATGGTGCTGCCGTCCGACCGGGTGGCCCAGCAGGTGACGCGGTGGGTGAGGGGATGA
- a CDS encoding chemotaxis protein CheW, translating to MSALFEQFVLESRELLEAAGAALLRLERDPADKTAVNDLFRALHTLKGATALFDMAPFTRMVHAGEDALMAVRDGRAAMSGELADRLLALLDIGSAWVDGLEHSQTLPDDADARAQAQEVGLRAALGGPAETVRSGTPAGFAWVDELPEADRAKAAGRTVTAIAYAPAEDCFFAGDDPLDLCRRIPDLLLLRIEAAGAWPALTDLDPYRCALRFRALSGAPKDELTRLFRGVPDQVSLATVAMPALAEPASTAAPLATPPSLATAMLWEQARILRLPGSDEEIVARRAAVLRAVRNILAAEGRVAERPALDRAVEGPADALMRCIESLADGPAAAAPTAPAAPARRALRVDAERMDRLMALVGELVVAKGSLPHLAREAQEGRSADALAQSIKEAHGRIDSIVGDLQDAVLRLRLLPLSRVFDPLPRLVRDTARRLGKSVELHISGGETEADKDILDILGEPLLHLVRNGLDHGIEPPERRRAAGKPEVAAIRVQAFQDSGGVVVEVSDDGAGIDAAAVRRKAVTQGALTAEQAAALSDAEALRLIFLPGVSTSETVSDLSGRGVGMDAVRGAVEQAGGRVEVASTPGAGTRFRLVLPLTMMVTRLVTVETAGALYGFPMTLVTGMQRVPHGAIRRMKHAESVVVQDAVVPLLRLRRLLNLPEDERVRSGEAVLLVDLGGQPVALVVDAFQERAEVVLKPMTGLLARLRGYAGTAVLGDGRLLLALNLRELV from the coding sequence ATGAGCGCGCTGTTCGAGCAATTCGTCCTGGAATCGCGGGAGTTGCTGGAGGCGGCGGGCGCCGCGCTGCTGCGGCTGGAGCGCGACCCGGCCGACAAGACCGCGGTCAATGACCTGTTCCGCGCGTTGCACACGCTGAAGGGCGCCACCGCCCTGTTCGACATGGCGCCCTTCACCCGCATGGTCCATGCCGGCGAGGACGCCCTGATGGCGGTGCGGGACGGACGCGCCGCCATGAGCGGCGAATTGGCCGACCGGCTGCTGGCGTTGCTGGACATCGGCTCAGCCTGGGTCGACGGGCTGGAGCACAGCCAAACCCTTCCCGATGATGCCGATGCCCGCGCGCAAGCGCAGGAAGTGGGGTTGCGTGCCGCCCTCGGCGGGCCGGCGGAGACTGTGCGCAGCGGCACGCCGGCCGGATTCGCCTGGGTGGACGAATTGCCGGAGGCCGACCGGGCCAAGGCCGCCGGGCGCACGGTCACCGCCATCGCCTACGCCCCTGCGGAGGATTGCTTCTTCGCCGGGGACGATCCGCTGGACCTGTGCCGCCGCATCCCGGACCTTCTGCTGCTGCGCATCGAGGCCGCCGGGGCGTGGCCGGCGTTGACGGACCTCGACCCCTACCGCTGCGCCCTGCGCTTCCGCGCGCTGAGCGGCGCACCGAAGGACGAGCTGACGCGCCTGTTCCGCGGCGTTCCCGATCAGGTGTCCCTCGCCACGGTCGCGATGCCCGCCCTGGCCGAGCCGGCATCCACCGCGGCGCCCCTTGCCACGCCGCCCAGCCTCGCCACGGCCATGCTGTGGGAGCAGGCGCGCATCCTCCGCCTGCCGGGCAGCGACGAGGAAATAGTGGCCCGCCGGGCCGCGGTGCTGCGGGCGGTGCGCAACATCCTCGCCGCCGAGGGGCGGGTTGCGGAGAGGCCGGCGCTGGACCGCGCCGTGGAAGGCCCGGCGGACGCGCTCATGCGCTGCATCGAATCCCTGGCCGACGGCCCGGCTGCGGCGGCGCCCACCGCTCCGGCCGCCCCGGCGCGGCGGGCATTGCGGGTCGATGCCGAACGCATGGACCGGCTGATGGCGCTGGTCGGTGAACTGGTCGTGGCCAAGGGAAGCCTGCCCCACCTCGCGCGTGAGGCACAGGAAGGGCGGAGCGCCGACGCTCTGGCCCAGAGCATCAAGGAGGCCCACGGCCGCATCGACTCCATCGTGGGCGACCTGCAGGACGCGGTGCTGCGGTTGCGGCTGCTTCCCCTGTCGCGCGTCTTCGACCCGCTGCCCCGGCTGGTCCGCGACACCGCGCGGCGGCTCGGCAAGTCGGTCGAACTGCACATCTCCGGCGGTGAGACGGAGGCGGACAAGGACATTCTCGACATCCTGGGCGAGCCGCTGTTGCACCTCGTCCGCAACGGGCTGGACCACGGCATCGAGCCGCCGGAGCGCCGCCGCGCCGCCGGCAAGCCGGAGGTTGCGGCGATCCGCGTGCAGGCATTCCAGGACAGCGGCGGCGTGGTGGTCGAGGTCTCCGACGACGGGGCGGGCATCGACGCGGCGGCCGTGCGCCGCAAGGCGGTGACCCAGGGCGCCCTGACCGCCGAGCAGGCGGCGGCCCTGTCCGATGCCGAGGCGTTGCGCCTGATCTTCCTGCCGGGGGTCAGCACCTCGGAGACCGTGTCGGACCTGTCGGGCCGCGGGGTGGGTATGGACGCCGTGCGCGGCGCGGTGGAGCAGGCGGGGGGACGGGTGGAGGTCGCGTCGACTCCCGGCGCCGGAACCCGCTTCCGCCTCGTCCTGCCGCTCACGATGATGGTGACGCGGCTGGTGACGGTGGAGACGGCGGGTGCGCTCTACGGCTTTCCGATGACCCTGGTGACCGGAATGCAGCGCGTTCCCCACGGCGCGATCCGCCGGATGAAGCATGCGGAGAGCGTGGTCGTTCAGGACGCGGTGGTGCCGCTTCTGCGGCTGCGCCGCCTGCTCAATCTGCCGGAGGACGAACGGGTGCGGAGCGGGGAGGCGGTGCTGCTGGTGGATCTCGGCGGACAGCCGGTGGCGCTGGTCGTGGACGCCTTCCAAGAGCGCGCCGAGGTGGTTCTGAAGCCGATGACCGGACTGCTCGCCCGGTTGCGCGGCTACGCCGGCACGGCGGTGCTCGGCGACGGGCGCCTTCTGCTCGCCCTCAACCTGCGGGAGTTGGTGTGA
- a CDS encoding methyl-accepting chemotaxis protein, producing the protein MALVKKKRIDTASASRNADTGEDAVTLPNDATLPGPPDNALSTRRAAEVRRRTRAGNRRRKAAEGIAAASNELASGVTQAAAAAEELRKAMEQVAAGAEEAASATQQSQRMIDRSASLIGRARGNAESSLSRIEALQVLMKDVSAQILNSVDGLVRAATRQEAAVALVRDLERQAAEIGTIVEGVAVMADQTNLLALNAAIEAARAGDAGRGFAVVADEVQALAERSERSANEINRMVAEIQKAVGAIAESIVAGADASKAEVERGRQIATQLDRVRDGMGDIARGAQETIKAALEADSAGREAQRGAESVASAAEEQAAASEEALKTVGEQAKALAQSEQAAGQLSDLADELTGSTDVHRAAGDLASAAEQLSAAIEEINRAAAQIMAAITQISRGAQAQGAATHQSSSAIAEIEASARLSHNRAEDALQRCVGLEALLSETQDMVGALTAGVGEAVAASRRTVERIGTMEQIGRRIDKVVDAISIIAIQTGMLAVSGSIEAARAGEFGRGFTVVSNDIRNLARDSSENVERVKDIVHAIQDQIGRVRRDIEDIGTETARQSLRHQEFAGSLAAAIADLRTVTSGSREIVENAGEVQRAVAEAQKGVEQVAAAANQANRSANEAAKAAREQAKGAEELAAAIEEIAAMAEELQGAG; encoded by the coding sequence ATGGCCTTGGTCAAGAAGAAGCGGATCGACACGGCGAGCGCCTCCCGCAACGCGGACACCGGCGAGGACGCGGTGACGCTTCCCAATGACGCCACTCTTCCCGGTCCGCCCGATAACGCCCTCTCGACCCGCCGCGCGGCGGAGGTGCGACGGCGCACCCGCGCCGGAAACCGGCGACGCAAGGCGGCGGAGGGCATCGCCGCCGCGTCGAACGAGCTTGCCAGCGGGGTGACCCAGGCCGCCGCCGCCGCCGAGGAACTGCGCAAGGCGATGGAGCAGGTGGCCGCCGGCGCGGAGGAGGCGGCGAGCGCCACCCAGCAGTCGCAGCGGATGATCGACCGCAGCGCCAGCCTGATCGGGCGGGCGCGCGGCAACGCCGAATCCTCGCTGTCGCGGATCGAGGCGTTGCAGGTGCTGATGAAGGATGTCAGCGCCCAGATCCTCAACTCCGTCGATGGGCTGGTCCGCGCCGCCACGCGCCAGGAGGCCGCCGTTGCGCTGGTTCGCGACCTGGAGCGGCAGGCGGCGGAGATCGGCACCATCGTCGAGGGGGTGGCGGTCATGGCCGACCAGACCAACCTCCTGGCGCTGAACGCCGCCATCGAAGCCGCCCGTGCGGGTGACGCCGGGCGTGGCTTCGCCGTGGTGGCCGACGAGGTGCAGGCCCTGGCGGAGCGTTCCGAACGCTCCGCCAACGAGATCAACCGCATGGTCGCGGAGATCCAGAAGGCGGTGGGCGCCATCGCGGAGAGCATTGTGGCCGGCGCCGACGCGTCCAAGGCCGAGGTGGAGCGGGGCCGCCAGATTGCCACCCAGCTCGACCGGGTGCGCGACGGCATGGGGGACATCGCCCGCGGCGCCCAGGAGACCATCAAGGCCGCGCTGGAGGCCGATTCCGCCGGGCGTGAGGCGCAGCGCGGCGCCGAGAGCGTCGCCTCCGCCGCGGAGGAGCAGGCGGCGGCGAGCGAGGAGGCGCTGAAGACGGTCGGCGAGCAGGCCAAGGCGCTGGCCCAGAGCGAGCAGGCCGCCGGCCAGCTGTCCGACCTCGCCGACGAGCTGACCGGCAGCACCGACGTCCACCGCGCCGCCGGTGATCTCGCCTCCGCCGCCGAGCAGCTCTCCGCCGCCATCGAGGAGATCAACCGCGCCGCCGCCCAGATCATGGCGGCGATCACCCAGATCTCCCGCGGAGCCCAGGCCCAGGGCGCGGCGACCCACCAGTCGAGCAGCGCCATCGCGGAAATCGAGGCCAGCGCCCGCCTGAGCCACAACCGCGCCGAGGACGCGCTTCAGCGCTGCGTCGGGCTGGAGGCGCTGCTGTCGGAGACGCAGGACATGGTGGGCGCCCTGACCGCCGGGGTGGGCGAGGCGGTGGCCGCCAGCCGCCGCACCGTGGAGCGGATCGGCACCATGGAGCAGATCGGGCGGCGCATCGACAAGGTGGTCGACGCGATCTCGATCATCGCCATCCAGACCGGCATGCTGGCGGTCAGCGGTTCCATCGAGGCGGCGCGGGCCGGGGAGTTCGGGCGCGGCTTCACCGTCGTCAGCAACGACATCCGCAACCTCGCCCGCGACAGCTCCGAGAATGTGGAGCGGGTGAAGGACATCGTCCACGCCATCCAGGACCAGATCGGGCGCGTCCGCCGCGACATCGAGGACATCGGAACCGAGACGGCCCGCCAGTCCCTGCGCCACCAGGAGTTCGCCGGCAGCCTCGCCGCAGCCATCGCCGACCTGCGCACCGTGACCTCCGGCAGCCGCGAGATCGTCGAGAACGCCGGCGAGGTGCAGCGCGCCGTGGCGGAGGCGCAGAAGGGCGTGGAGCAGGTCGCCGCCGCGGCCAACCAGGCCAACCGCTCCGCCAACGAGGCCGCCAAGGCCGCGCGGGAGCAGGCCAAGGGCGCCGAGGAACTGGCCGCCGCCATCGAGGAGATCGCCGCCATGGCCGAAGAACTGCAAGGGGCCGGCTGA
- a CDS encoding response regulator transcription factor, with protein MSKTVIVVDDSKLSRMHVRGIILRNKPDWTVIEAANSAELYGKLDESDIHIAIIDFNMPGDNGLEAAARLLQAKPDIRVAIITANAQDSVVSGIRALGAAFMPKPLEEEQMVRFLAAASLPRRPSSNDAAGGGAG; from the coding sequence TTGAGCAAGACCGTAATCGTCGTGGACGACAGCAAGCTGTCCCGCATGCATGTCCGCGGCATAATACTTCGGAACAAGCCGGATTGGACGGTCATCGAGGCGGCGAACAGCGCTGAGCTTTATGGAAAACTCGACGAAAGTGATATCCATATCGCCATAATCGACTTCAACATGCCGGGCGACAACGGCCTGGAGGCCGCCGCCCGCCTGCTGCAGGCGAAGCCGGACATCCGCGTCGCCATCATCACGGCCAACGCCCAGGATTCGGTGGTGTCCGGCATCCGTGCGCTGGGGGCCGCCTTCATGCCCAAGCCGCTGGAGGAGGAGCAGATGGTCCGCTTCCTGGCCGCCGCCAGCCTGCCGCGCCGTCCTTCGTCCAACGATGCCGCCGGCGGGGGCGCCGGTTGA
- a CDS encoding CheR family methyltransferase, translating into MSLPSDKGPSDKGDTAGLSAADYDAFCRFLRERTGLSFTEAKRYFVDRRVSERMAAVGVEHFRQYLNLLRYQASGEELQLLVNRMTVNETYFFREMYQLDCLVNAALDEVVSGREPGSRVRIWSAGCATGEEPYSIAITLLERWSRVDEFEIELYASDIDSHVLERAQEGIYEERSLQAMPRDLVAKYFTRLDDQRWQIMEELRDSIDFSLVNIADPRQMANFRGMDVIFCRNLLIYFDDLGRREAASMFYDALSPCGFICLGHSESMSRMSSLFVPRRFPDAILYQKPQS; encoded by the coding sequence ATGAGCCTGCCTTCGGACAAGGGGCCTTCGGACAAGGGGGACACCGCCGGCCTGAGCGCTGCGGATTACGACGCCTTCTGCCGGTTCTTGCGGGAACGCACCGGCCTGTCCTTCACCGAGGCCAAACGCTACTTCGTCGACCGCCGCGTGTCGGAGCGGATGGCGGCGGTCGGCGTGGAGCATTTCCGCCAATACCTGAATCTGCTGCGGTACCAGGCGTCGGGGGAGGAGTTGCAGCTTCTCGTCAACCGCATGACGGTGAACGAGACCTATTTCTTCCGCGAGATGTACCAGCTCGACTGCCTGGTGAACGCGGCGCTGGACGAGGTGGTGAGCGGGCGTGAGCCGGGCAGCCGGGTGCGCATCTGGTCGGCCGGCTGCGCCACCGGAGAGGAGCCCTATTCCATCGCGATCACGCTGCTGGAGCGGTGGAGCCGGGTGGATGAATTCGAGATCGAACTCTACGCCTCCGACATCGACAGCCATGTGCTTGAACGTGCGCAGGAAGGCATTTACGAGGAACGGTCGCTCCAGGCGATGCCGCGGGATCTCGTCGCCAAATATTTCACCCGTCTGGACGACCAGCGTTGGCAGATCATGGAGGAGTTGCGGGACTCCATCGATTTCTCGCTCGTGAACATCGCCGACCCGCGCCAGATGGCGAATTTCCGTGGCATGGACGTCATCTTCTGCCGCAATCTGCTGATCTATTTCGATGACCTGGGGCGGCGCGAGGCGGCGTCGATGTTCTACGACGCGCTGTCGCCCTGTGGCTTCATCTGCCTCGGCCATTCGGAGAGCATGAGCCGGATGTCCTCCCTCTTCGTGCCGCGCCGGTTCCCCGACGCCATTCTCTATCAGAAGCCCCAGAGTTAA
- a CDS encoding chemotaxis protein CheW, with product MAAIIRRDGARSFVLFTVGGMGLALPLDSVLEILRPPALVPIPLGPPSLEGLARRHGAVLPVIGLRRVLGLAGAGAGEGETDDGETKAARLLILRHNGQPVGLLVDRVSGLSAVDEGRIADSGATPDPSIDADLLAGAILAGDGRDGALILDPGPLIERQFADLGRIASPAGAADFSAPAQLKSAAAAPQDEEQLVVLTVAEQEFALPVAAVREVVPVPEAVTRVPRARPHLLGMMTLRDALLPLVGLRELFGLDAEKDRGGRGKVAVLRTADGLVGVVVEDVREILRVPRERIDPVPPLMAREAEFEDMDGIARLDGGVRLIPVLSAERLFRHGAGNGAGSAVGFGGGAQGREGEAAVAMEAERAEAFVVFRLASAEYGLPVGAVQEVLRVPDAVTPLPNAPDFVSGVTTLRGAVLPLVALRRLLRLPEGQGQGGAGDRSRVVVIAAGTSRAGLLVDGMAGIVRIPDGAIGPAPVVSQAQHRLIRRIGALENAGERRMILLMDPAELLDMDQLADLLVTV from the coding sequence ATGGCCGCGATCATCCGCCGCGACGGCGCGCGTTCCTTCGTTCTCTTCACGGTCGGCGGCATGGGGTTGGCCCTGCCGCTCGACAGCGTGCTGGAGATCCTGCGCCCGCCCGCGCTGGTGCCCATCCCGTTGGGACCGCCCAGCCTGGAAGGGCTGGCCCGGCGGCACGGCGCCGTGTTGCCGGTCATCGGACTGCGCCGGGTCCTGGGCCTTGCTGGAGCCGGGGCCGGGGAGGGCGAAACCGATGATGGGGAGACGAAGGCGGCGCGCCTGCTGATTCTCCGTCACAATGGACAGCCGGTCGGCCTGCTGGTGGACCGTGTGTCGGGCTTGTCCGCCGTGGACGAGGGCCGCATCGCCGACTCCGGGGCGACGCCCGATCCGTCCATCGACGCCGATCTTCTGGCTGGCGCCATCCTGGCCGGGGACGGACGGGACGGCGCCTTGATCCTTGATCCCGGTCCGCTGATCGAACGGCAGTTCGCCGATCTCGGGCGGATCGCCAGCCCTGCGGGGGCCGCGGATTTCAGCGCCCCAGCCCAACTGAAAAGCGCCGCTGCGGCTCCTCAGGACGAGGAACAACTCGTCGTCCTCACCGTTGCGGAGCAGGAGTTCGCGTTGCCGGTGGCGGCGGTGCGGGAAGTCGTTCCGGTCCCGGAGGCGGTGACCCGCGTTCCCCGCGCCCGTCCCCATCTTCTGGGCATGATGACGTTGCGCGACGCGTTGCTTCCCCTGGTCGGGCTGAGGGAACTGTTCGGGCTCGACGCGGAGAAGGATCGGGGAGGCCGTGGAAAAGTAGCGGTCCTTCGCACGGCGGATGGGCTGGTCGGTGTGGTGGTGGAGGATGTGCGGGAAATCCTGCGCGTGCCCCGCGAACGGATCGACCCGGTGCCCCCGCTGATGGCGCGGGAGGCGGAGTTCGAGGACATGGACGGCATCGCGCGGCTGGACGGCGGCGTGCGGCTGATCCCGGTCCTGTCGGCGGAACGGCTGTTCCGTCATGGCGCGGGAAATGGCGCCGGGTCGGCCGTCGGATTCGGCGGTGGCGCCCAGGGACGCGAGGGAGAGGCGGCTGTGGCAATGGAGGCGGAGCGGGCGGAGGCCTTCGTGGTGTTCCGGCTGGCCAGTGCGGAATACGGCCTGCCGGTCGGGGCGGTGCAGGAGGTGCTGCGCGTGCCCGACGCCGTGACTCCGCTGCCCAACGCGCCGGACTTCGTCAGCGGCGTGACCACGCTGCGCGGCGCCGTCCTGCCGCTGGTCGCGTTGCGCCGCCTGCTGCGCCTGCCGGAAGGGCAAGGGCAGGGGGGGGCTGGCGACCGGAGCCGCGTGGTGGTGATCGCCGCGGGGACGTCCCGTGCTGGGCTGTTGGTGGACGGAATGGCCGGGATCGTCCGCATCCCGGACGGCGCCATCGGGCCGGCTCCCGTCGTGTCGCAGGCCCAGCACCGGCTGATCCGTCGCATCGGCGCGCTGGAGAACGCCGGGGAGCGGCGGATGATCCTGCTGATGGACCCGGCGGAATTGCTGGACATGGACCAGCTCGCCGACTTGCTGGTCACCGTCTGA
- a CDS encoding chemotaxis protein CheC, translated as MGIDPADGFDPGAIDPNGFDLDELERDALTELGNIGVGRASTALSRMIGGPVEISVPMVSLVPGDRVSGLLRSAMPGELIAVTEGLSGAFLGSAILLMPERSGLPLAAAALPPGVPKEDAAELVEEALAEVGNIVLNSCLSSMGNLLGVAVGTTLPQVLRGAGDGLLERCGVTLTAEAQAILFHVTFRTPPHDVEGTVVLALDAGSAVELKAAIGRYIGRVLA; from the coding sequence ATGGGCATTGACCCGGCGGACGGCTTTGATCCGGGCGCCATCGACCCGAACGGCTTTGATCTGGACGAGCTGGAACGCGACGCGCTGACGGAGCTGGGCAACATCGGCGTCGGCCGGGCGTCAACGGCGCTCAGCCGGATGATCGGCGGGCCGGTGGAGATTTCCGTGCCGATGGTCAGCCTCGTTCCCGGTGACCGGGTGTCCGGCCTGCTTCGGTCGGCGATGCCGGGGGAACTGATCGCGGTGACCGAGGGGCTCTCCGGCGCCTTCCTCGGTTCGGCCATCCTGCTGATGCCGGAACGCAGCGGACTGCCTCTGGCCGCCGCCGCGCTGCCGCCCGGTGTCCCCAAGGAGGACGCGGCGGAACTGGTGGAGGAGGCGCTGGCCGAAGTCGGCAACATCGTGCTGAACAGCTGCCTGTCCTCCATGGGGAATCTGCTGGGCGTCGCGGTCGGCACCACCCTGCCGCAAGTCTTGCGCGGCGCGGGGGACGGTCTGCTGGAACGCTGCGGCGTCACCCTGACGGCGGAGGCGCAGGCCATCCTGTTCCACGTGACCTTCCGCACACCGCCCCACGATGTCGAGGGGACCGTCGTCCTGGCGCTCGACGCCGGGTCCGCGGTGGAGCTGAAGGCGGCCATCGGGCGCTACATCGGCCGGGTGCTGGCCTGA
- a CDS encoding MarC family protein: MEDFISALVVFLVVVDPIGLVPIYLGLTRGFDSRRKRTIALRGPLISFAIIVFFAYLGELVLSALSIGMPAFRIAGGALLFWIAFEMLFQRRAERKERTADDARTEEEAHDLAVFPLAIPLIAGPGAITSTLLLMDRYGATLGGQGMVLGAAAVAVGSVMALLVVADLVNKLLGRTVIHTVSRVLGIVLAALAAQTIIEGITAVYPPH, encoded by the coding sequence GTGGAAGATTTCATCAGCGCGCTCGTCGTGTTTCTCGTCGTGGTCGATCCGATCGGGCTGGTTCCGATCTATCTCGGCCTCACCCGCGGCTTCGACAGCCGGCGCAAGCGCACCATCGCCCTGCGCGGCCCGCTGATCAGCTTCGCCATCATCGTCTTCTTCGCCTATCTGGGCGAGTTGGTGCTGAGCGCCCTGTCCATCGGCATGCCGGCCTTCCGCATCGCCGGCGGCGCGCTGCTGTTCTGGATCGCCTTCGAGATGCTGTTCCAGCGCCGGGCCGAGCGCAAGGAGCGCACCGCCGACGATGCCCGGACGGAGGAGGAGGCCCACGACCTCGCTGTCTTCCCGCTGGCGATTCCGTTGATCGCCGGGCCGGGCGCCATCACCTCCACGCTGTTGCTGATGGATCGCTACGGTGCGACCCTGGGCGGCCAGGGCATGGTGCTGGGCGCCGCCGCGGTCGCCGTGGGCAGCGTCATGGCGCTGCTGGTCGTCGCCGATCTGGTGAACAAGCTGCTCGGCCGCACGGTGATCCACACGGTCAGCCGCGTTCTGGGCATCGTCCTGGCGGCGCTGGCCGCCCAGACGATCATCGAAGGCATCACCGCGGTCTATCCGCCCCACTGA